One segment of Proteus appendicitidis DNA contains the following:
- a CDS encoding PTS sugar transporter subunit IIA encodes MLKTLLTPDVVQVVPNVSDWREAVKVACQPLIDKGCIEPRYIDAIYKSHEKIGPYYVLGPGIAMPHARPEDGVNQLSLALTIVEQGVEFGADENDPVKLLIVLAATDNDSHINAIVKLAELFDNDTDIQKLFNAKSKADVLAVINNY; translated from the coding sequence ATGCTTAAAACGTTATTAACACCAGATGTGGTACAAGTGGTTCCAAACGTTAGCGATTGGCGAGAAGCCGTTAAAGTGGCGTGTCAGCCATTAATTGATAAAGGTTGTATTGAACCTCGTTATATCGACGCTATTTACAAATCACACGAGAAAATAGGGCCATATTATGTATTAGGTCCTGGAATTGCGATGCCTCATGCGCGTCCCGAAGATGGTGTTAATCAACTTTCACTTGCTTTAACTATTGTTGAGCAAGGTGTTGAGTTTGGTGCAGATGAAAACGATCCGGTGAAATTATTGATTGTTTTGGCTGCAACAGATAACGATAGCCATATTAATGCCATTGTAAAATTAGCTGAACTTTTTGATAACGATACAGATATTCAAAAGCTATTTAATGCAAAAAGCAAAGCGGATGTATTAGCCGTTATCAACAACTATTAA
- a CDS encoding PTS sugar transporter subunit IIB, translated as MKITVVCGNGLGSSLMMEMSIKSILKDLSVNAEVDHVDLGSAKGTPSDIYVGTRDIAEQLNSQAVNGKVVSLDNMIDKVAMKEKLSVALRELGAL; from the coding sequence ATGAAAATTACTGTTGTGTGTGGAAATGGTTTAGGTAGTAGCTTAATGATGGAAATGAGCATCAAAAGTATCCTAAAAGATCTTTCTGTGAATGCAGAAGTCGATCATGTTGATCTGGGATCAGCAAAAGGTACTCCAAGTGATATCTATGTTGGTACTCGTGATATTGCAGAGCAACTCAATTCACAAGCGGTAAATGGAAAGGTTGTTTCACTGGATAACATGATTGATAAAGTGGCGATGAAAGAGAAGCTTTCGGTCGCATTACGTGAATTAGGCGCGTTATAA
- a CDS encoding PTS ascorbate transporter subunit IIC: protein MDFFRFLMSDVLSEPAILVGLIALIGLIAQKKPVTECIKGTVKTIMGFVILGAGAGLVINSLGDFSTIFQHAFGIQGVVPNNEAIVSIAQKSFGKEMALIMFFAMLINILIARLTPWKFIFLTGHHTLFMSMMVAVILATAGLEGTVLVAVGSLVVGISMVFFPAIAHPYMKKITGSDDVALGHFSTISYVVAGFIGSKFGNKEHSTEEMNVPKSLLFLRDTPVAIAFTMGIIFIITCLFAGDAFVREVSGGKNWFMFSLMQSITFAAGVYIILQGVRMVIAEIVPAFKGISDKLVPNAKPALDCPVVFPYAPNAVLVGFLSSFAAGVIGMFILYALDWTVIIPGVVPHFFVGATAGVFGNATGGRRGAILGAFVQGLLITFLPVFLLPVLGDIGIANTTFSDADFGVIGILLGIIVR, encoded by the coding sequence ATGGACTTTTTCCGCTTTCTAATGAGTGATGTGCTTTCAGAGCCTGCTATTTTAGTCGGTTTGATCGCATTGATTGGTTTAATTGCCCAAAAAAAACCAGTTACAGAATGTATTAAAGGCACCGTAAAAACCATTATGGGTTTTGTGATTTTAGGTGCTGGTGCAGGTCTTGTTATTAACTCACTGGGTGATTTCTCAACGATTTTCCAACATGCATTCGGTATTCAAGGCGTTGTGCCTAATAATGAGGCGATTGTCTCTATTGCACAAAAAAGCTTTGGTAAAGAGATGGCATTAATTATGTTTTTTGCCATGTTGATCAATATCTTAATTGCACGCTTAACGCCATGGAAATTTATTTTCTTAACTGGTCACCATACATTATTTATGTCGATGATGGTGGCGGTTATTTTGGCAACAGCAGGCTTAGAAGGCACAGTATTAGTTGCGGTAGGTTCGTTAGTTGTTGGGATTTCAATGGTGTTTTTCCCTGCCATTGCCCATCCTTATATGAAAAAAATTACTGGTTCTGATGATGTTGCATTAGGGCACTTCTCCACGATTTCTTATGTCGTTGCTGGCTTTATTGGCAGTAAATTTGGTAATAAAGAACATTCAACAGAAGAGATGAATGTACCTAAAAGTTTACTATTTTTACGTGATACGCCTGTTGCCATCGCCTTTACGATGGGAATTATTTTTATCATTACCTGTTTATTCGCGGGCGATGCTTTTGTTCGTGAAGTCAGTGGTGGTAAAAACTGGTTTATGTTCTCATTGATGCAATCTATAACCTTTGCAGCTGGTGTTTATATTATTCTGCAAGGTGTGCGTATGGTTATTGCTGAAATCGTTCCTGCATTTAAAGGTATTTCAGATAAATTAGTGCCTAATGCCAAACCCGCTTTAGATTGCCCAGTTGTATTCCCTTATGCACCCAATGCGGTATTAGTGGGCTTTTTAAGTAGCTTTGCCGCAGGTGTTATTGGCATGTTTATTCTGTATGCCTTAGATTGGACTGTGATCATTCCGGGTGTTGTTCCTCACTTCTTTGTGGGGGCAACCGCAGGGGTGTTTGGTAATGCAACGGGTGGACGCCGTGGTGCGATTTTAGGCGCATTCGTTCAAGGTTTATTAATTACCTTCTTACCTGTATTCCTATTACCAGTACTGGGCGATATCGGTATTGCTAATACCACATTTAGTGATGCAGACTTTGGTGTTATCGGTATATTGTTAGGTATTATTGTTCGCTGA